Genomic DNA from Desulfuromonas acetexigens:
AGAGCCCACCTAGGTCGGTGCATTTGCTCTTAGTGGTCATGTAGAGTACCGCTCCGGCACTCATCCAGAGCAGCGCTTTGTAGATGATGTGACAGAAGGCGTGCGCCACCGCGCCGCTGATCGCCATGGCGGTGCCGATGCCGATGCCGCAGATCATGAAGCCGACCTGATTGATGATGGAGTAGGCAAGGATGCGCCGCATGTCATTTTCGAGGATCGCATAGACGATTCCGTAGAGCGCCATGAAACAGCCGACGACCATCAGGATTTCCCAGCCGGCGAAGCCGCGAATCAGGGTGTAGACGGCGGTTTTGGTAGTGTAGGCGGTCATGATGACCCCGCCGGTGACGGTGGCCTCGGGGTAGGCGTCGGAAAGCCAGGAACTGATCGGCGGCGCGGCAGCGTTGACCAAAAAGCCGATCAGAATCAGGTAGGTCGGCAGCCCGCGCAGGTCGAAGCTGTCGAAAGCCACCGAGCCCGTGGCCTGCACTTGGAGCAGGATGCCGGCGAGCAGGCAGAGTCCGCCGAAGATATGCACCATGACATAACGGAAAGCCGCTCCATAGGCCCGTTCGGTATTGCGTGCCAAAACCAGGAAAGTGGAAGTGACGGCCATGACCTCCCAGAAGAGGTAGAGGGTGATCAGATCGCCGGCAAAAACTGCACCGATACTGGCACCGATGTAGGCCAGGGCGGCCGCGTGCTCATAGCGCGTTTTCAGGTGTAGGGCGAAGAGAAAGCAGGCCAGGGCATTGATGGTAAAGACGTAGCCGAAAGCCTTGCTCAGTTTGTCGACCCGCAGCAGATGAAGGTCGAAACCAAGCAGCTGATAAGACCAAGCCAGCCCGAAGTCGAGCTGGGTGACGGCCCAGAACGCCGCGGCCGGAGCCAGTAGGATCAGAACCCGCCGTCCGAATAGAGGCAAGAGCCAGATCAGCAGCGCGGCGGCGAAGAAGAAGAGCGAAGGGTGCAGGCTAGCGCTCATAGTAATCCTCCTTGCGCTTGAGCAGATACCCGAGCCCTTTGGAAACCAGGATGATCGCTACGCAGGCGATAAAGCCGAAGAGGGCATAGAATCCCGGCCAGCCTTCCATCGATGAAAAGAGGGTGTGCTTGTGCAGAAAGAAGTCAGGCAACACCAGCAAGGCCAGAACGACATAAAAACCGATCCGCAGCCGTTTAATGTTGCGCGGGTGGTCGAACCAGTCCCATTCCTTCGGTTGTTTCTTGTCTGGAAGCATACCGTGACCTCAGGGAAACAGGGCGAGATGAGCCAGCCCATAAAAGATATCGGAGTAAAAGAAGAGCGCGAGCGATGCCAGGGCCGTAACTGACAGGGGCAGCAGGCAGAATATCGGTGCTTCTTGAATACCGGTCGCTTCTTCCCCTTCGGGGGCCTTGGCGAAAAATCCCCGGTAAACGATGGGGAAGAAATAGGCGGCATTGAGCAGGGAACTGATGAGCAGTACCAGCAAAAGGAGCAAGTGATCCCCCTCGACCGCGCCGATAACAAGATTCCACTTGCTGATGAAGCCCCCCATCGGCGGCATGCCGATGATGCTCATCGAGCCGAGAAAAAAGGCCAGATAGGTGATCGGCATTTTGCGGCCGAGACCATCCATCTGGCTGATGTATTTTTTGTGATGGGCCACGTAGATCGCCCCGGCGCAGAAGAAGAGGGTGATCTTGCCGAAGGCGTGCATGGCGATGTGCAGGATGCCGCCGGTCATCCCCGCCGCCGTCAGCATGCCGGCGCCGAGAATCATGTAGGAGAGTTGGCCGATGGTCGAATAGGCCAGCCGCCGCTTGAGGTTGTCCTGGGTCAGAGCGACCAGCGAGGCCACGAGGATGGTGATCGAGGCGATGGTGGTGATAACCACCCCGAGATTCAGATCGCGCAGCAGGTCGGGGCCGAAAATGTCGAAAATCACCCGCATAATGGAGAAAACCCCGACCTTGACCACGGCCACGCCGTGGAGGAAGGAACTGACCGGGGTCGGTGCCACCATCGCCGCCGGCAGCCAGCCGTGGAAGGGCATGATCCCGGCCTTGGCGAAACCGAAGATGAAGAGGACCAGAAGCAGCGTGACGGTACTCGGCGAGGCGCAGCCGGTGAGGATGCCGCCCTGGGTGAAGTCGAGGGTTCCGGCCAGCTGATAGGTGATGAGCATCGCCGGCAGGGCCAGGCCGATGGAGGTGCCGAGGATGTAGGTGAGGTATTTGCGTCCCGAGGCGCGGGCCTCGTCGTTCTGTTCATGGGTGACCAGCGGGTAGGTCGAGAGGGAGAGCATCTCGTAAAAGAGATACATGGTCAGCAGGTTGGCCGAGAAGGCCACGCCGATCGTCGCCGAGATCGCCACTGCGAAGGAAGCGAAGTAGCGGGTCTGGTCATGCTCCCCGAGGCTGCGCATGTAGCCGATGGAATAGAGGGAGGTGAAGATCCAGAGGAAAGAAGCGACCAGGGCGAAAAAGAGCCCCATGCCGTCGACCCGCAGCTGAATCGGCACGCCCGGGATGACTTCCGCCAGGGTCAGTTCGAAGCCGCCCCCCTGCATGACGGTGGGAATCATCGCGGCAACGATCATGAACTTGGCGACCGCCGCCATCAGGGTACTGCCTTCGCGCAGGTTGGGCGCCCGGTCGTTGAAGGCCATGATCGGCAAGGTCGCCAGCAGGGAGACGAGAATCGCGACCAGAGGCCAGATGGAATATGAATACGCCATAGTCTCTCTTTATTCCCGAGGGATGGAAGAATGAACAGGGTGAATATCGGTCATGGCCGAGATCTCAGAATCCCGCCGGGATGGCCAGGCGGATGATGTTGGTCACGAGTGGTCCCGAACCGAAACCGACGGCGATCAGGGCGATGGCCGAGAGCACCAGGGAATTCAGCAACAAAGCCGGCGCTTCTTGACGGGGAAGCACCTCGTGCCCGTGGGCCTCTTTGCGGAAAAAGGCGATCTCGATAATGCGGAAAAAGATCACGGCGTTGACCAGACTGCTGAAGATCAAGGCCACGACATAGCCCCATTGACCCGCTTCGATGCCGCCGAGGAGCAGATACCACTTGCTGAAAAAGCCGCAGGTGGGGGGGATGCCGATCATGGCGAAGGCGCCGACGGTGAAGGCCGCCATGGTCACCGGCATCTTCCGGTAGAGCCCGGTGAGATCCTCGAAGCGCAGGCTGCCGGTGCGGTAGTGGATGGCCGCTGCCGCCAGGAAAAGGCAGAGGGTCATCAGCGCGTCGTTGACGATATGCAGGATGGCGCCGGTCATCCCCTGGGCGTTGGCCAACCAGACCCCGCCGACCATGTAGCCGACCTCGGCGACGATGATATAGGTCAGCATCCGCCTTAAATCCCTCTGGGCCAGGGCCAGAGAGGAGGCGCAGATGATCGCCGCCGCCGCGACCCAGACGATCGCCGCCTGCACCCCGGCATGCTGGAAAAAGGTATAGCTGGGGGTGAAGACCGCGAAGATGACCCGGATCATCAGGTAAACGGTGACCTTGGTCATGAGCGGCGCGATGAGCAGGCCGGCGCCGGTGGGGGCGAGGGAATAGGCGTTGGGCAGCCAGTTGTGCAAGGGGAAGAAGGCCATCTTTACCCACAGTCCGACCATGATGAAGCCGAACGCCGTGGCCAGGGCGGCGGGGGCGTCGAGACCGGCGATGCGCGAGGCGATGTCGGCCATGTTCAAGGTGCCGGTGAGGATATAGAGATAGCCGACGCCGAGCAGATAGAAACAGGCGCCGATGGAGCCCATGATGATGTAGTTGAAACTCGCCAGCGGAGCGCGCCCCTTGCCCATGGCGATGAGGCCGTAGGTGGTGATGGAGGTGATTTCCAGCAGCACGTAGAGGTTGAAGGCGTCCCCGGTCAGCACCAGCCCGAAAAGGCCGGCGATGAGAATGAGATAGAGGGTGAAGAAGAGATGTTCCCGCCCCGGCAGTTCCCGTTCCACGCATTTGAAGGCGGCGAGGGTGGCGATCAGGGCAACCAGGCTGATCAGCACCATCATCAAGGCGCTGAGGTGGTCGATCACCAGTTCGATGCCGAAGGGGGGACGCCAGTTCCCCACCGTGTAGCGATAGGCGCCATGGCGCAGCACGTTGAGCAGGGTCACCCCGGAGAAGGCCGTGGAAAAGGCCAGGGCGAGTGTGACCAGCGGCGCGATCCAATTGCGCGACAGACGGCCGAGCAGATTGACGAAAAAGGCGGTCAAAAGCGGCGCGGCCAGGGCGTAGAGATGGAGGTTGCTGGTGGTCATTCGCTGATCCTCTCCAGGATTTCATCCTCTTCGAGGGTGCCGTATTCCCGGTGGATGCGCTGCAACACCGCCAAGGCCACACCGGTGACGCTGACCGAAACGACGATGGCGGTGAGCATCAGCACGTGCGGGAGGGGGTTGACGATCTGGGTGGGATCGATCCCTTCGGCCAGCACCTTGTATTTGTCGAGAATCGGGATGCCGCCCCCGCGTTTGACCCCGGTGGAGACAAAAAAGAGGATGATCGCCGTCTGGAAGATGTTCATCCCCAGCAGCTTCTTGACCAGGTTGCGCTTGCCGATCATGGCATAGAAGCCGATCATCATCAGCACGACGTAGATCCAGTAGTTGTATTTGGCGACGACTTCCTGAAGTATTCCGTCCATATCAGAGCCCCTCGTCCATTTCGCCGCCCGAGGAAATATCCCAGAAGAGCGACACCATGATGCTCATGACCGCCAGGCCGACGCCGACCTCGACCAGAAAGATTCCGAAGGAGCGCCATTCGATGGGACCCATCGGGATCAGCTTGTCGAGGGCGCTGTAGTCGAGGAAGAGCCCGCCCATGACCGCACAGAGGGCAGCGACGCCGGTGAAGATCAGCGCGCCGGTATTGGCCAGCACGGCGTTGGCCCCTTCGGAGAAGTGGCGGATCGAGGTCTTCAGGTCATAGGCCAAAGCCAGCAGGATGAAGGAGGCGCCGAGCGCCACCCCCCCCTGGAAGCCGCCCCCCGGGCTGTAATGGCCGTGCACGATGACGTACAGGCCGAAGAGCTGCACGAAGGGGACCAGCAGGCGCACGCTGGTCTTGATGATCGGGCTGTCCCCCAGGTGCTGACCGGTGGCCCGTTCCATGCGTCGTTTCATGGCTTGTTCCTCCGCAGCACGCTGGCGACGGCCATGCCGGCGCAGAAGATGACGACCGTTTCGAACATGGTGTCGTACCCCCGGTAATCCCCGAGCACTGCCGTGACGACGTTCGGCACATGCGTCTCCGCCACCGCATTCTCAATGTAATAGGGAGAAAGGTGGCGGTTGGCCGGAGACTGGGGATCGCCCCAGGTGGGAAAGTCCCGGGTGCCGTAGAGCAGCAGGATGCCGGTGATGACCGTGGCGATAAGGGCGAGCGCTTTCAATCCTTGCTCCTTCGGTTGGTGCGCAGAATGGCGGCGATGAAGAGGACGGTGCTGATGCCGGCGCCGACGGTCGCTTCGGTGAAGGCCACGTCCACGGCCCCCATCTCCGCCCAGAGCAGGCACATGAGAAAGCTGTAGACGCCGAAGATGATCGTCGCCGAGAGCAGGTCCTTGACGGTGATGGTGGCCAGGGCGCAAACGACCACCAAGAGCAGAATGAGGAGATCAAGCTGCCAGATCATGGGGTGTTCTTCTCCTTGGTCCAGGGTTTGACGCCGATCAGCAGCGCGGCGTCGGTGATGGCGTGGGTGGCGGTGGGGCTGGAGATGAAGACGAAAGCGGCGATGAAGAGAATCTTGATGCTCACCAGCACCGTCGCCAGGGAGAGATCCCCCAGGTTATAGACCGCAATGCCGACCAGAACCAGAACCGCAGCCAGGGAGTCGCATTTGCCGGCGGCCTGGACGCGGGTGTAGAAATCGGGAAAACGCAGGATGCCGAGGGTGCCGACGATGAAAAAAAAGAGCCCGGCGGAAATCAGGACGATGCTGACGATATTGAGGATCATGGCGACCTAACCCCTTACTGATGGTCTTCCAGATGAATGCTTCTGCGATGCAAAAAGAATTTGGCCGAACCGAGGGTGGCGATAAAGTTGAGCATGGCGTAGGCGATGGCGATATCGACGAACATCCCCACGTTGTCGAAAAGCAGACCGATCAGCAAGAGCAGTGCCGTGGTCTTGGTGCCGATCACGTTGCCGCCGAGCATCCGATCGAGGATGGTGGGGCCGGCCAGCACCCGGTAGAGGGAGAGGAACATCAGCAGTATCAAGGCGATGGCTACGGCAAGGAAGAACTGTTCCATTATTTTCCTCCTTCCAGGGCGGCGGCGATGCGCCGCTCCATGGCGCTGCCCGCTAGCGACTGGGCGCCGCTCTCGGTCAGGGCATAGACGAGCAGTTCATCCTCTTCGATATCGACGGTGACGGTGCCGGGGGTCAGGGTGATGGACTGGGCCAGGGTGACCTTGGAGATGGGGCGCTTCAGGTTTGTTTTGAAACGGACCAGCTGCGGATCGATCAGATCGAGCATGCGCGGATGCAGAACGATATAGGTGACCTGCAGATTGGAGATGAGGATTTCCCAGAAGAGCCAGGGCAGGTAGAAGAGGATGCCGAAAAAGCCTCGCCCCCAGCTTTTCGGATCGCCGTAGAGGAGCAGGCTGTGGCTGAAGTGGGCGATCAGCAGGCAGGAAACGACCCCGAGGGAGAGGTGAAAGGCATCGAACATGCCCGACATGACCACCCAGAAGGCGAACATGACAAAAAAGGTGACGACCTTGGCCATGGGCAACCCTTTGCGTCGTGATGGTTGGCGAAACGGGAAGAACGGACCAAACCGATTGAAAAAACATCGGTTTAGGATTTATTGTAGAGCGGTGCACGGATGCACTTTGGTTTTGCCAATAATAAAACGCCAGTCCTGTTTAGCAGTTTTAAATCTTAGGGTCAAGGAAATCCGGTGTCCGATTGAGGTTGTCAAGGCCTCGGGCTTTCTCTATAATTGCCCAGCGTCGTTGGAGATTATCCTATCGCTTTGGATTTTTAATAAAAATAGAACGCAATTCTAAAAAATTAAATGGACCGGAAAGGACAGGGGACATGGAACGCAGGATACACGCGGCAGCCGTCCAATTCAACATCGCTCTCGGCGAGGTGGAGACCAACCTCGAACGCGCCCTGGCCGCCCTTCGCCGGGTGCGCGAGCAAGGCGCCGAGCTCGCGGTGCTGCCGGAGATGTGGAGCACCGGCTACGACTATAAACGCCTTCCCGAACTGGCCCGGGAAACCCCCCGGGTACTGGAGGCGTTGCGGGATCTCGCCCGGGAGTTGGGGATGGTCCTGGTCGGCAGCCTGCCGGAAGGGCAGGGGGACCGGGTCTACAACACCGCCTATGTTGTTGATCAGGGGAAGGTTGTCGACAAATACCGCAAACTGCACCTCTTTTCCAACATGGGCGAAGACCGCTTCCTCGCCGCCGGCGACCGCACCCTGGTGGTGCCGACCTCGGTCGGGCGCCTCGGCGTCGCCATCTGCTACGATCTGCGTTTCCCCGAGCTCTTCCGCAAACTGGCGCTGGAAGGGGCGGAAATCCTCTGTCTCAGCGCCGAATGGCCGAAACCCCGGCAGGATCACTGGCGCACCCTGCTGCGCGCCCGCGCCATCGAAAACCAGTTCTTCGTCATCGCCGCCAACTGCTGCGGCATCCAGGGCAAGCTCGACTTTTTCGGCATGAGCCTGCTTATCGCCCCCCGGGGGGAAATCCTCGGCGAGGCCGGAGAGAGCGACACCGAACTGGTCGCCGCTTTCGATTTCGAGGAGATGGTCAACTACCGCACGCAGATCCGTTGTTACCAGGATCGTCGCCCGGAGGTCTACGGCACCCTGCCCTGATCATTCTTCCAGGCGCTGGGCCTGTCGGCGGAAGGGTTCGGGAATTTCTTCCAGCGAGGCGGCAAAGTGCAGGCCGCCGTCGGCATCGGCGTAAAGATATTTATATTTCGGTTCTTCGGCGGCGCTTACGGGCGCCGCTTTTTTTGGCGCAAGCGCTTTGGGCTGGGGCTGGGCAACCTCTTTTTCCGCCGCCTCGATGACCGCTTCGACACTCACCGGCCCCTCCTCGGGTAGCTGACGCAGCAACCGGGCGCGAAAGTCGAGGTAAAAGGCGCGCACCGCCGCCACGGCCGGTTGGCTTGCGGGGACGCGCACGAAATACTGGTCGATGCCGAGCAGCAGCAGGATCAGGAAGACGGCCCAGAAGATCGTTTTAAAGAGGTGTTTCATGGAGAGACTCGTTAATTAAGGGTGACGATGGGCATGGCCGTGTTCGTGGTCATGCTCGTGGTCCGCGACCCGGGGCCGATGGCGCAGGGGCTGAAGGGTATCGCCGTTGGCGCAGCTGTGACACTGCCCCTGCAGGGTAGTGCGGGTGATGTGGAAGTCGTGGTCGAGCATCGCCTCGATGCGACCGATCACTTCCCCCTGGCGCGGCAGGTAGTCGGGATGCAGGTCGATATGCGCCGACAGGGCGGTGATGTGCGAGCAGATCGACCAGACGTGCAGCTGATGGACATCGTTCACCCCTTCCTGATCCTTGATCCGCGTCACCACCTGGTTAAGGTCGATGTGCGCCGGCACCCCTTCCAGCAGAATATGCCCGGCCTCGCGCAGAATGCGCAGCGCTCCCCCACCGATGATCAGGGCGATGCCGGCGGAAATCAGAGCATCGACCACATACCAGCCGGTCTGCAGCATGATCAGGCCGCCGACGATGACCCCGACCGAGGCGAGAGCGTCGCCGAGCACATGCAAAAAGGCGCTGCGCACGTTGAGGTCGTGATGGGCGTGGCCGTGCAGGAAGCGGGCGGCGATCAGGTTCATGACCAGGCCGATGACGGCGATGACGAACATCTCCCGGCTCTTCACCGGCTCGGGGTGCTGAAAACGGCCCCAGGCCTCGTGCAGGATGCCGACGGCGATGATCAGCAGGCTCAGACCGTTGATCAGCGACGCGAGGATTTCCGCCCGGTGCCAGCCGTAGGTACGGCGGTCGCTGACTGGTCGGGCGGCGAGGCGGATCGCCGCCAGCGACAGGGCGAGGGCGAAGAGATCCATGAAAACATGGGCGGCGTCGGAGAGCAGCGCCAGGGAGTTGGTCCAGAAGCCGCCGATCACCTCGGCGACCAGGGTCACGGAGGTCAAGGCGATGGCGAGGAGAAACCCTCGGGAAATGTTGTGGTCGAGGAGGTCGTCGTCGTGCATGCGGAATCCTTTCCATGGACGGCGACCATCTTAGGCCCGGGCGCCGGGGCAAGGCAAGCCGTAAAAGCGTCGTCAAGGAGACGATTAACCCTTGCCGCCCGCGCGGCTTTTCGTTAGGATTGGCCAGCTTTAATAAAATATCAAGGAGGGACCATGCTGGCCAAGGTATTGTCGGGGGCGCTGATCGGCATCGACGCCTATCCCGTAGATGTGGAAGTCGATATCGCCCAGGGATTGCCCCAGTTCGCCACCGTCGGCTTGCCGGAAGGGGCGGTCAAGGAGAGCAAGGACCGGGTCAAATCGGCGATCAAGAACAGCGGTTACGAATTCCCCGGCCGCAAGATCACCATCAACCTCGCCCCCGCCGACATCAAAAAAGACGGCGCCGCCTTCGACCTGCCCATGGCCGTCGGCCTGCTCACCGCCACCGGCGCCCTCAAGCCGGGACGGCCCGGGCGCTATGTGCTGATGGGGGAACTCTCCCTCGACGGTCGGGTCAAGCCGGTGCGCGGCGCCCTGCCGGTGGCCCTCGCCGCCAAGGACTGGGACGTCGCCGGGCTGATCCTCCCCGAGGAGAACGCCCGCGAAGGAGCGATCGTCGACGCCCTGCCGGTTTACGGCGTGCATGATCTCGGCGAAGTGATCGATTTTCTCGCCGGCGCCGCCGAACTGGAACCCTGCCAGGTCGATGTTGCCGAGCTCTTTCGCGAGGGCGTTTGCGGCGCCGAGGATTTCGCCGAGGTGCGCGGCCAGGAGCACGTCAAACGCGCCCTCGAAGTCGCCGCCGCTGGCGGCCACAACGTGCTGATGATCGGTCCTCCCGGCAGCGGCAAGACCATGCTCGCCCGGCGCATTCCCGGCATCCTCCCTGCGCCCGACTTCGCCGAGGCCCTGGAAACGACGAAGATCCACTCCATCAGCGGATTGCTTCCCCGCCGCGACGCCCTGGTCGCCGCTCGCCCCTTCCGGGCGCCGCACCACACGATCTCCGACGCCGGTCTCATCGGCGGCGGCGCCTATCCCCGCCCCGGCGAAGTCAGCCTCGCTCACAACGGCGTCCTTTTTTTGGATGAGCTCCCCGAGTTCAAAAAAAATGTGTTGGAAATGCTGCGCCAACCCCTCGAAGACGGTCAGGTCTGCATCAGCCGCGCCGCCACCAGCCTTACCTATCCCGCCAATTTCATGCTGGTGGCGGCAATGAATCCCTGCCACTGCGGTTTCCTCGGCGACAGCCTGCGCGAATGCACCTGCACCCCGCCGATGCTGCAACGCTACCGCTCCCGCCTCTCCGGGCCGCTGCTCGACCGCATCGACCTGCATGTCGAGGTGCCCCGGGTGCCGCACAAGGATTTGGCTGATCCCGTCGACGGCGAATCCTCCGCCGCCATCCGCGCCCGGGTCGAAGCCGCCCGGCAGCTGCAGCGCGAGCGACTGGAAACCTTCGGCCTGCATGCCAACAGCCAGATGCAGGCCCGCCACATCCGCAAGTTCTGTGCGGTGGACGAGGCCGGACACAAACTGCTGGAGATGGTCACCGACCGCCTCGGCCTCTCGGCCCGCAGCTACTCGCGCATCCTCAAAGTCGCCCGCACCATCGCCGACCTCGCCGGCAGCGAGCGCATCGAACAAGCCCATCTGGCCGAAGCCATCCAGTATCGAGGTCTTGATCGCAAGTCCGCCTGAATCTCCTTGGTCAACCATCGTTCCCCGCCCCCCCGACCCGCCGGCTTCTGCGCCTGCGCCCGCGCTTCAGTTACCACAGCGAACTGAATTTACGAAGCCTTCGCGGAAGTTTGTCGGAGTCTGGCCTACGGATAGAGCATGGACCCGAAAGAACAACGCCGAAATTCGCCCCCCATACAGGAGTAATCCGAGTTGGGGATGCGGGACTCAAGGATTCAGGCTCAAGTAGGCAAGTTCAAATAAAATAGCAAATAATGTCTCATATGTAATCCTTATCTAACAAATATGACTCATATTTGAGTCGTTTTACTTGACAGGATGACCTTGATCCAGCATAGTTCTTACAGAACAAAGGCATGACTGAACGACCGTCACCAAAAACCCGGATTGAGATAAGCGATGAAGCAGGCACGGCCTTTTTCGAAATACACCATTGAAGCGGTCAAGCTGCTCGGCAAACAGATCCAGCTTGGACGCAAGCAACGCCGCTGGTCGGAAGCTGAGCTGGCTGAGCGTGCCGGGATAGCCAGGGCTACCTTGCAGCGGATTGAAAAAGGCGACATGGCCTGCAAGATCGGTCTGGTCTTTGAAGTCGCGACGCTGGTCGGGATCAAACTGTTTGATGCGGATAGCGAAGCACTAAGAGGGCGAATCCGTGAGGCCGACGAGCGGATCGCCCTGCTTCCCAAGCATATTCACCCCAGCAGAAAACCGGTCGATGATGAGTTCTAAGCCGGAAAAATACACCGAAGCCTACGTCTGGATCTGGTTGTCGGGCGAGGTCGAGCCGGTCGTCGCCGGAAAACTGACGGCGGAAGGGGACACGCTGGTTTTCAACTACGGCAAACGCTATCTCGAACGAGACCACGCCATCGCCATCTATGACCGTGAACTCCCTTTACGACCAGGGGCGCTCCCCCTGCCGAAGGGGCTGACCATCCCCGGCTGCATCCGTGATGGAGCTCCGGACGCCTGGGGTCGGCGGGTGCTGCTGAACCGGTTGCTCGGTCGCAAAGGGAAAAACACGGATGTCTCTCAATTTGACGAATTGACCTACCTGCTCGAATCCGGCTCCGATCGAATCGGCGCACTC
This window encodes:
- a CDS encoding YifB family Mg chelatase-like AAA ATPase, which codes for MLAKVLSGALIGIDAYPVDVEVDIAQGLPQFATVGLPEGAVKESKDRVKSAIKNSGYEFPGRKITINLAPADIKKDGAAFDLPMAVGLLTATGALKPGRPGRYVLMGELSLDGRVKPVRGALPVALAAKDWDVAGLILPEENAREGAIVDALPVYGVHDLGEVIDFLAGAAELEPCQVDVAELFREGVCGAEDFAEVRGQEHVKRALEVAAAGGHNVLMIGPPGSGKTMLARRIPGILPAPDFAEALETTKIHSISGLLPRRDALVAARPFRAPHHTISDAGLIGGGAYPRPGEVSLAHNGVLFLDELPEFKKNVLEMLRQPLEDGQVCISRAATSLTYPANFMLVAAMNPCHCGFLGDSLRECTCTPPMLQRYRSRLSGPLLDRIDLHVEVPRVPHKDLADPVDGESSAAIRARVEAARQLQRERLETFGLHANSQMQARHIRKFCAVDEAGHKLLEMVTDRLGLSARSYSRILKVARTIADLAGSERIEQAHLAEAIQYRGLDRKSA
- a CDS encoding helix-turn-helix transcriptional regulator, with amino-acid sequence MKQARPFSKYTIEAVKLLGKQIQLGRKQRRWSEAELAERAGIARATLQRIEKGDMACKIGLVFEVATLVGIKLFDADSEALRGRIREADERIALLPKHIHPSRKPVDDEF